From a region of the Bacteroidales bacterium genome:
- a CDS encoding deoxynucleoside kinase: MQLYVIEGNIGAGKTLLTKLLAEKYNAKAVYEQFADNPFLPKFYKEPDRYAFPLELSFLADRYNQLKKELAPDSADSLIISDYYFSKSLVFARKTLTDDEYNLYFKLFNLILNQLPKPTIYVYLHRSTSELLKNIKKRGRDYEKSITADYLKSIEEGYFDYLSQQTEFPVLIFECDKLDFENNREHLDFIDENIFCKHHEKGVKTISNVCSERSRSKQ, translated from the coding sequence CGTAATAGAAGGCAATATTGGCGCAGGGAAAACCCTGTTAACAAAGCTATTGGCTGAAAAATATAATGCAAAAGCTGTTTATGAACAGTTTGCCGATAATCCGTTCTTACCAAAGTTTTACAAAGAGCCTGACAGATATGCTTTCCCATTAGAACTTTCGTTCCTCGCCGATAGATATAATCAGTTGAAAAAGGAGCTGGCACCCGATTCTGCCGACTCGCTTATTATATCAGATTACTATTTTTCAAAATCATTAGTCTTTGCAAGAAAGACATTGACTGACGATGAGTATAATCTTTATTTTAAGTTGTTTAACCTTATTTTAAACCAATTGCCAAAACCCACGATTTACGTTTACCTGCATAGAAGTACTTCAGAGCTTTTGAAAAATATAAAAAAACGTGGTCGTGATTATGAAAAGAGTATCACAGCTGATTACCTGAAAAGTATCGAAGAGGGTTATTTCGATTACCTATCGCAACAGACAGAGTTTCCAGTATTAATATTTGAATGCGATAAGCTTGATTTTGAAAATAACAGAGAGCATTTGGACTTTATTGATGAGAATATATTCTGTAAACATCATGAAAAGGGAGTTAAAACAATTAGCAATGTTTGTAGTGAGCGAAGTCGAAGTAAGCAATGA
- a CDS encoding CPBP family intramembrane metalloprotease has product MPNKLSNKKKYEHKVILILGLIFFVLGTLFNIYYISQFKNDIYSFQSPVLTNLSDLTPLKIISFTIIVFPFLEEIVFRLWTMKKRFTYIISLIGISLIIFQISKSFLIFALVALILFLCFFWIKNTIINAVITSLIFAFMHYGNIDSSLCIVNLIPYFGLSLILSFIGLKFNFFLCVLAHSVNNFIAMIPLIFFPNQNMSLIQFENNTYTAQLTEISVFSSGENKNINNLDTIEVISTLPELIPNISPFNNEIIYASEVNSLNKYQLTAFSKPNEKISIEQLIRDLQKIANIGSDTTIIKAHIIKINSGISELPNNYGLMTLYDLVNYLRTHKNLPVKLSKEISSNETIVFNTSILKMNSHSKIIETINSDSILNISLEKDGELMRVSFFNKGIKTHNKLR; this is encoded by the coding sequence ATGCCAAACAAACTATCAAATAAAAAAAAATATGAACATAAGGTTATATTAATCTTGGGGTTAATCTTTTTTGTTTTAGGAACACTTTTCAACATCTACTATATTTCTCAATTTAAAAACGATATTTATTCTTTCCAGAGTCCTGTTTTGACAAACCTCTCCGACCTAACACCCTTAAAAATAATAAGTTTTACCATAATAGTTTTTCCTTTTCTTGAAGAAATAGTCTTTAGGTTATGGACAATGAAAAAACGATTTACTTATATTATTTCACTAATAGGTATTTCTCTAATAATTTTTCAAATTTCAAAAAGTTTTTTGATTTTTGCTCTGGTTGCATTGATTTTATTTCTCTGTTTCTTTTGGATAAAAAATACAATAATAAATGCAGTAATAACTTCACTAATCTTTGCTTTTATGCATTACGGTAATATTGATAGCTCATTATGCATTGTCAACTTAATACCTTACTTCGGGTTATCGCTAATTTTGTCTTTTATTGGACTGAAATTTAATTTTTTCTTGTGTGTTTTAGCTCATTCCGTTAACAATTTTATTGCAATGATCCCTTTAATTTTCTTCCCTAACCAGAATATGTCTTTGATTCAATTTGAAAATAACACTTATACTGCCCAGCTGACAGAAATTTCTGTTTTCTCATCAGGTGAAAATAAAAACATAAATAATCTTGACACTATTGAGGTTATATCAACACTACCTGAATTGATCCCTAATATATCTCCTTTCAACAACGAAATAATTTATGCGAGCGAAGTTAATTCATTAAACAAATACCAGCTAACTGCCTTTTCGAAGCCTAATGAAAAAATTTCAATAGAACAGTTGATAAGGGATTTACAAAAAATAGCAAACATAGGTTCAGACACAACTATAATTAAAGCCCATATTATTAAAATAAACAGTGGTATTTCAGAGCTACCGAACAACTACGGTTTAATGACTCTTTACGACCTTGTAAATTATCTAAGAACGCACAAAAACTTGCCTGTCAAACTATCAAAGGAAATTTCATCAAATGAAACAATTGTTTTTAATACAAGTATTTTAAAAATGAACTCTCATTCAAAAATTATTGAAACAATTAATAGTGATTCAATACTTAACATTTCGCTTGAAAAAGATGGAGAGTTAATGAGGGTGTCATTTTTTAACAAGGGAATAAAAACTCACAACAAACTTCGTTAA